One window of the Ursus arctos isolate Adak ecotype North America unplaced genomic scaffold, UrsArc2.0 scaffold_53, whole genome shotgun sequence genome contains the following:
- the LOC113259038 gene encoding protein FAM89A, with protein MSGAGAAPGVADAVRGLRVDGLPPLPKSLSGLLHSASGGGASGGWRHLERLYAQKSRIQDELSRGGASGGGARAAGLPAKPPNLDAALALLRKEMVGLRQLDMSLLCQLYSLYESIQEYKGACQAASSPDCTYALENGFFDEEEEYFQEHSALHDGRERGPPRDLSLPVSSLSSSDWILESI; from the exons ATGAGCGGAGCCGGAGCGGCGCCGGGGGTGGCGGACGCGGTGCGGGGGCTGCGGGTGGACGGGCTGCCCCCGCTGCCCAAGAGCCTGAGCGGGCTGCTGCACTCGGCGTCGGGCGGCGGCGCGTCGGGGGGCTGGCGGCACCTGGAGCGGCTGTACGCGCAGAAGTCGCGCATCCAGGACGAGCTGAGCCGCGGGGGCGCGAGCGGCGGTGGGGCCCGGGCCGCGGGGCTGCCCGCCAAACCTCCCAACCTGGACGCCGCGCTGGCCCTGCTCCGCAAGGAGATG GTTGGCCTCCGACAGCTGGACATGTCCTTGCTCTGCCAACTCTACAGCCTCTATGAGTCCATTCAGGAATATAAGGGAGCGTGCCAGGCCGCGTCCAGCCCGGACTGCACTTACGCTCTGGAGAATGGCTTCTTCGATGAGGAGGAGGAATATTTCCAGGAGCACAGCGCCCTCCACGATGGGAGGGAACGGGGCCCCCCGAGGGACCTGTCGCTGCCTGTCTCCTCGCTGTCCAGTAGCGACTGGATTCTGGAGTCCATCTAG